CCGATGGCGCCTTGCGGCGCAGCGCGCAGACAAAAACAAGTACAGAGATATAGCCCTAATACAAGAACCATGGATATTCGAAGGGCAAGTAGGCGAGCTAGATCGGAAACAAGGCTCCATCTTCCATTGGAGAACGCTCCCAGGGCATGCGTCTTCGTGAAAAGAGGGCTCGGGCAACGAAACTCGCAGAATTCTGCACAAGAGACCAGGCAACAGTCCTATTGCCAGCCGGGGCGGGAGGTAGTGGGGCGAATCTGGTGGTTTGTTCAACGTACCTGCCTTACGTCTCTGAGGTACCTCCGCCTACGAGGGAACTCAGAGAGCTGGTAGACTACTGCAAGGCCAAAGGACTGCAACTATTGGTTGGGTGCAAAGCGAACGAGCACTATATCGTCTGTGACAGCAGCAATATTAATAATAGAGGCGAGGCGCAACTAGAATACCTCTCAACCACGGACTTGGAGATTCTAAACAGAGGCTCCAGTTCAACTTTTGTCACCTCCAGGCGTCAGGAGGTACTCGATATTACGCTGGGCTCCATGAAGACGGCCCAAGCTATACAAGATTGGCGAGTGAATGATGAAGCTACGCTCCCGAGCCACAGGCTAATTATGTTCAAGCTAACGACAGAGACATACCTAAGCGTTACGGAAACATACAGGAACCCCAGGTCCACCTTATGGTTTCAATACCGTGAGACGCTGAAGGAGGAGCTCAGAGGGCACTGTGTAAGACCGAGGACCGCGGAAGGAGTCGAGATCGAGGTCGCAAGTCTGCATGCCGCGATCACCAGATCCTACGAAAGGTCCTGTCCAGCAAAACAAAGGAGAGAGAGCAGGAGGGTCCCCTGGTGGAATAACGAGTTGAACAAGCTCAGAGCTAGGGCTCGGAAGCTACTCAACAAGGCCATGAAGGCAACCACTGAAGCAGCATGGGACTTATACAAAGAGGCTCAGAAGGCTTACAAAAAACTGATCAGCGCACCCAAAAGAAAGAGCTGGAAAAACTTTTGCCAAGAGACCGACGCCCTACCGATGGTTGCCAGGCTTCGGAAGGTATTTGTATTAGGGTCCCCACAAAAATCGAAAGGACTTAAACTTCCAAATGGAGGCGTCACAGTAGACCCTCCGCAGACGCTGAGGCACCTTGTGGAATCGCACTTCCCAGGCTCGGAGCTGGTACCGGAGGAACAGTTCCAGGAGGAACGGGTACCTCTCAGGAACAGCCTACGGGACTGGGACTTGGCCTCCAAGGTGGTCACAATGGACAGGCTAAGATGGGCTATAAACTCTTTCAGCAGGAACAAAAGCCCGGGTGTGGACGGGACCTTCCCGGCTCTCCTTCAGGAAACCAAAGAGGACCTGCTGAGGCATCTGTGCAATATTTAGAGAGCATGCCTAGCACTGGGCTATGTACCCAAACAATGGAGAGTAACTAGGGTGGTATTTCTGCCTAAGCCAGGCAGAAGTGGCTACGATACGGCGAAATCTTTTAGGCCAATCAGCCCAGCATCCTTTCTGCTAAAAACGCTAGAAAGGTTGGTTGATATGCACGTCAGAGAGCATGCACTGGTAAAGAGACCAATACATGTCTCACAGCATGCATATTAGTCGGGCAAATCCGCGGAGACGGCGCTCCATCACCTAGTAAGGGAGAATGAGAGAACCCTACCTCAGTGTGTTCATAGACATAGGGGTGTTGGACAGCACATCCTTCGATGTGATGAATGATGCAGCGAGCAGCTTTAATATTGACGATAGTCTGGTTACCTGGATCGACAACATGCTACGAACCAGGACTATAATAACCTCCTCCAGCGGGTCTTCGTTGAGGGCACGCATCGCAAGGGGATGCTCGGAAGGGGGAGTCTTGTCTCCCCTGCTGTGGACCCTAGTGGTAGACGGGCTGCTCCGTAGGCTCAGCGAGGAAGGttttgtaacggggtcggtcggttcggtgcgcacggcgttgcgcaccgcggcgggtttccccgtgccagggttcgcatgggaacaggtcggtaaataatgagtcggtgttagtagaaaaataaaatgtttattcagTCAAAGAGTGGGGCGTCTAGCGGCGGCTGCCCTCGCCGGCTGGTCAGGCGGCgctctcctgcctcgggagctacaatcaaagtatcgtctggtggttagacgcgtggagccaagctTAACcctaatgtacaggacttatgaactacggtcggaacccggtccgtcacagaaagtacgcggccttaattctagcgcaggtcgtagccatcgctacgcggtcttacaactaacggcgcgatgtcggagcgcggagtgaaagcgctgaacggagcgcgaacgcaaacaaaTGCAAACGTACGCAAACGCAAGAGGGGTCGAGTCGGGATgggattggcccggttgggccgacggtatttattcaatcgcgctgcggtgtttcgcgctgcggtggagttgctgcccgcttgcctcacgcggctcgtctcttcgtacgccgaggtagaaccgaacagcgaacgagtcgacgaccaatcctggccagcctgggtaacgccgcaaagctggacggaatcggctgccaaaggcaaactgcggtgccgagtaagctagcgttcggaatccccgcggaagcaccagcagagattatgaacgcgcactagcttggtcaccccgggtcaaccacgggactgacgaggctaggcgcctacggccgctggacctaggggagctgccaggtcgtagcgtagtgcgatgctacggcccgttggccagagatctcttcgccaggtcagccatggcgtcgagagctctggtgctccggtccggacctccgaggaggtcccctcggggccgaagccccgaggcaactcatcgatccgcgcatcgatcggtcctacttatagtctaattactcgggagtggggatgccgccgcggtgggggcccgcgatgcgcgacgccgatccgcggctgtcgtcgcagtTTTCTAGTGCAGGGGTATGCGGATGACATCTGCATATCGGTCAGAAATAACACCGGCACTATATAGCGAGGAGACTGTAAGAAGCACTCACACTCGTGCAAGAATGATGCCTATCACACAAGCTCAAGGTAAACCCTACCAAGACGGAGATGGTACTGTTCTCGAAGAAAAGGAGCTTTGAATTCAAGCTCCCCCCACTGACCGGGGTGAAGATCAGTATATTCACCTCAGCGAAATATCTAGGGGTCACCCTAGATACGAAGCTAAATTGGAAAGTCCACATCGAGAAGCAGGCACAAAAGGCAATTGCAACCTATTGGGCCTGCAGAAGGATGTTTGGAGCAACGTGGGGATTAAAACCAAGAATGGTTAGGTGGATTTACACTGCAATCATGGTACCCTAACTAACATATGCCTCCGTTGTATGGCGGACCTCTATGAGGAATCACTGCAACAGGAGGAATCTAGAAAAGATCTATCGCCTAACATTGCTCAGGATAACTGGTGCCTTCCGCACCACGCCGACTATGGATCTGGCACCACCAGAGATTGTAGTAGAAGCCGGGGCCAGAAGCACAGCCATAAGACTGTTTTTAACAGGCAAATGGAAGGAGGCGGCAACGGGCCACGCGTCAATCTTTAGAGAGCTCAGGGAACCAGGCGGGCCCTGACGCTAGGGGGAGACGCGTGTGACCCGACCTACCACTTCGACAACAGCTCCGGGTAAGAATCCCGTGCAAAGAAGCGTGGGAGGCAAACCGGGAAGAACTGCTTACTCCGGTAGGGCTGATCTGGTATACAGACGGCTCTAAAACCAATACGGGAACCGGAGCAGGAATGTGTGGGGAGAGGCCCAGGGCGGAAACAACAACCGCGTCGACTTGATCTGGGTTCCTGGACACGCAGGTATCCCAGGAAATGAGAAGGCGAATATGTTGGCACGGGAAGGAGCCAGACGGCCCAGCCCAGACTCAACATATCGTATAGGTGTCGCTAGGGGGGCGGTAAGGGAAACGATGAGGGCGTGGGCGAGAACCCGGACCCACCAGACCTGGAGCCGCATCTAAGGCCCTGTTTAAAGGGCCATCGACGCGGCTAGGCAAGACTTTAAGTTGCCTAGGTAGGAACCAATTGTATCTACTCGTAGGGCTCATTACTGGGCACTAGTACACGAGGAAACATCTGATGCAACGTAGGTATCGAACGTGGACCTAGGTGCCCGAGATGTGGAGAGGAGAATGAGACCCCTCTCCGCTTGATATGGGGTTGTAAAGGACTGGAGGCTCAAAGGCGCCTAAGCTTCTAGGGTTTGCTAGGGGGGCCGGCCTTCACAATCTACCTCAGCACTAAGAACTGCCCACAAGGGCTATGGCACAAGGGTCCCTAGAGGACTGAGTTCCCGGCGACATAgcagtaattataataatagattattaattcaataaagatatggattattaaattgaattatttaaatatatggaCAAAAAGGTCTATTATTGAgtcgaaattaattgtaaaagatTACTTCATATATTAATTGAAGCCGAGTTTCGATTGGGTAACGGTTGCGCTTAGTCGTGTCTAGTGTATGCTCGGTGATTTTCGGTGCCGTCAGAATAAAGAAAGTGTAAGAAAGACCcaggaaaacaagaaaaagggaGAAGAGGCAGACCTTCGAACGTGGAGGTGCTGATCAGAGAGAGAAGCCAGAGCATAGGGAGTATGTGGAACCTAGATAAAATctggaaaaggaaaagagacACAGGAAGTGAAGAGGAGAGGGAGGGGGAAAAGTAGGGGAAGAAGGAGGGGGAGGAGGGGAGGAGCGGGACAAGAGAATGGACGTTTAGAAAGAGTAAGCTAACGCGAAGGTCTccggaaaggaagaaagaaagaaaggaagtagAAGGGCGAGTGGGGGAAATAAAGGAGTTAATCAAAGAAATGGGCAGGAAATTGGGAGAGAAGATCGAGAAGATGGATTCCAAGAAGGACCTAAGAGGAGAGTTAGAGAAGCTAAAAGCAGAtatgaaaagaagagaagataaATGGCTAGAACAGAACAGAGAAATGGGGAAGAAAATGGAATCGATGAGGAAAAAGGTAGAGGATCTAGAAAGGGGAAGAATAGAAAGCGTGAGGTGGACTGAAATAGAGGAAAAAGTCAACAATACTGTTCAAGAATCAATAGgcaagagaaaagaagaggagaGGGAAGAAAAACTAAGAGAAAGACTGAGCGAACTTGAAAAGAAATGAGagcgaaaagaaagagaagagaaaaagaaaaatataataaacagaGGTCTCAAAATAAAGAGAAGAGATGAAGGAAAAGGCAGTGGAAGTTTTAAAAATACTAGGGATAGAAGAAGTTGTAGAGGAGACAAAACCAGTAGGGCTTGCAGAAGGGGGAAAAGAAGTTAGCATGGtgcaagtaaaaataaaaacgatGGAACTCAAAAGAAAGATAATGGAACACAAAAAGGCCCTTAAAGGAAGGGCGGAAGGAATAGAGGAAGATCTGACATGGGTGGATTGtctaacgattgtatcagaagttggtagcacttttgatgtacatgtatactgcaattcacgagagaccatacttaactcgcgcagctcactatgTCTACGGACATTTTTAATACCGTGTGTGATTCCCTTCTACAgtttgcttcttactttgcgatcatataaatggtgaacagaaatatatgacgtacgataactggtAACCGATGATGATATAGTAAAGATACGCGATAcaattgttacgttgcgcgcgagcgacggcgcgcaacgtaaaaaggaaagagacaattttaggtagttaaatttcaattaattggttggaattcaacccctaattcctgcttccctgttttagcgcgatggttggtatcgctgccaccagtctcgagcgtattaacgctctcgacaaattaaaagacgaaagacaaaattgataagatattaaaagattataattattagcctttcgttgggttcgttcagcgcttggtcccgtacgggaccctccttgaatctgggtatgttggtaggcgtgttttaactgaaacgtgtgaggtgtgttcgaaataaaaggaaactgtttaactaaatgaaactggtttaatcgtgaatgaaaatcagataattgccaaaattatgagtttaataatttagaaattcggttaaattgaaaattaccagttctgcaaaaatgtgaacaaatgtaaagatgcttaagattagttaacaaggtatatatatatatatatgaatataaaacactctgatatcacatttgaaaccgacgagtatattaccgggcgcgtaaaaatgattataacaatttcactctccgaatttaactatacgattggcggtttccgcctgcggtgcaccccagcctgagaaattctcgtaactctcgaaagagctggactaaggtgcccttcggatgatggaaagagactggaattgcgaaattgtaataaccgaaaatagtatttaatattggatgatatcaatacctcgtacggtggaacgatctgacctgaggaattctcgtaaccttgaagggctggaccagatcgcccgttttgccaattgaataacgtcgtgatcgaaaaatgtaactgaaacgacttaccgttacggtgtacaataaactACAAGGTAAATTGGCTTGCTAGgtttggtgtaatcgctcgatgatctggaacaccaaagaaacggtaagatcgtcgatcactgcacttgtcgcggcgagaaacggatcattacggacgagtacgtcgacgagagacaaacgaataacgatttacgattaattacgattacaacgaa
This region of Osmia lignaria lignaria isolate PbOS001 chromosome 10, iyOsmLign1, whole genome shotgun sequence genomic DNA includes:
- the LOC143305759 gene encoding uncharacterized protein LOC143305759, encoding MRLREKRARATKLAEFCTRDQATVLLPAGAGGSGANLVVCSTYLPYVSEVPPPTRELRELVDYCKAKGLQLLVGCKANEHYIVCDSSNINNRGEAQLEYLSTTDLEILNRGSSSTFVTSRRQEVLDITLGSMKTAQAIQDWRVNDEATLPSHRLIMFKLTTETYLSVTETYRNPRSTLWFQYRETLKEELRGHCVRPRTAEGVEIEVASLHAAITRSYERSCPAKQRRESRRVPWWNNELNKLRARARKLLNKAMKATTEAAWDLYKEAQKAYKKLISAPKRKSWKNFCQETDALPMVARLRKVFVLGSPQKSKGLKLPNGGVTVDPPQTLRHLVESHFPGSELVPEEQFQEERVPLRNSLRDWDLASKVVTMDRLRWAINSFSRNKSPGVDGTFPALLQETKEDLLRHLCNI